One window of the Macaca thibetana thibetana isolate TM-01 chromosome 1, ASM2454274v1, whole genome shotgun sequence genome contains the following:
- the LOC126950077 gene encoding LOW QUALITY PROTEIN: proteasome subunit alpha type-3-like (The sequence of the model RefSeq protein was modified relative to this genomic sequence to represent the inferred CDS: inserted 1 base in 1 codon) has translation MEVAGLLADARSLADIAREEASNFRSNFGYNIPLKYLADRVAMYVHAYTLYSAVRPFGCSFMLGSYSVNDGAQLYMIDPSGVSYDYWGCAXGKARQAAKTEIEKLQMKEMTCRDIVKEVAKIIYIVHDEVKDKAFELELSWVGELTNGRHEIVPKDIREEAEKYAKESLKEEDESDDDNM, from the exons ATGGAAGTAGCAGGTTTGCTGGCAGATGCTCGTTCTTTAGCAGACATAGCAAGAGAAGAAGCTTCCAATTTTAGATCTAACTTTGGCTACAACATTCCACTAAAATATCTTGCAGACAGAGTGGccatgtatgtgcatgcatatacACTCTACAGTGCTGTTAGACCTTTTGGCTGCAGTTTCATGTTAGGTTCTTACAGTGTGAATGACGGTGCGCAACTCTACATGATTGACCCATCAGGTGTTTCATACGATTATTGGGGCTGTG ACGGCAAAGCCAGGCAAGCTGCAAAGACGGAAATAGAGAAGCTTCAGATGAAAGAAATGACCTGCCGTGATATTGTtaaagaagttgcaaaaataatttacatagtaCATGATGAAGTTAAGGATAAAGCTTTTGAACTAGAACTCAGCTGGGTTGGTGAATTAACTAATGGAAGACATGAAATTGTTCCAAAAGATATAagggaagaagcagaaaaatatgctAAGGAATCTCTGAAGGAAGAAGATGAATCAGATGATGATAATATGTAA